The following are encoded together in the Streptococcus oralis genome:
- the gatD gene encoding lipid II isoglutaminyl synthase subunit GatD: MVYTSLSSKAGNYPYQLNIAHLYGNLMNTYGDNGNILMLKYVAEKLGAHVTVDIVSLHDDFDENHYDIAFFGGGQDFEQSIIAGDLPAKKESIDNYIQNDGVVLAICGGFQLLGQYYVEASGKRIEGLGVMGHYTLNQTNNRFIGDIKIHNDEFDETYYGFENHQGRTFLSDDQKPLGLVVYGNGNNEEKVGEGVHYKNVFGSYFHGPILSRNANLAYRLVTTALKKKYGQDIQLPAYEDILSQEIAEEYSDVKSKADFT, encoded by the coding sequence ATGGTTTATACTTCACTTTCCTCAAAAGCTGGCAACTACCCTTATCAGCTCAACATCGCCCACCTCTATGGAAACCTCATGAATACCTACGGGGACAATGGAAACATCCTCATGCTCAAGTATGTAGCTGAAAAGCTGGGGGCTCATGTAACGGTTGACATCGTTTCTCTCCATGATGACTTTGACGAAAATCACTACGATATCGCCTTTTTCGGTGGGGGTCAAGACTTTGAACAAAGTATTATTGCAGGAGACCTACCTGCTAAAAAAGAGAGCATTGACAACTACATCCAAAACGACGGAGTAGTTCTCGCTATCTGCGGTGGTTTCCAACTATTGGGGCAATATTATGTTGAAGCTTCAGGGAAACGCATCGAAGGGCTAGGAGTCATGGGCCACTACACCCTCAACCAGACCAATAACCGCTTTATCGGTGACATCAAGATTCATAATGACGAATTTGATGAAACCTATTATGGATTTGAGAATCACCAGGGCCGTACCTTCCTCTCAGATGACCAAAAACCACTGGGACTGGTTGTCTATGGAAATGGAAACAACGAAGAAAAGGTCGGCGAAGGAGTTCATTACAAGAATGTCTTTGGTTCCTACTTCCACGGACCTATCCTCTCTCGTAATGCCAATCTGGCTTATCGCCTAGTCACTACTGCACTCAAGAAAAAATACGGACAGGACATCCAACTCCCTGCCTATGAGGACATTCTCAGCCAAGAAATCGCTGAAGAATACAGCGACGTCAAAAGCAAGGCTGACTTTACCTAA
- a CDS encoding DnaD domain-containing protein, translating to MTYFDAFKSGNLVLPSALLLHFKELFPSSEDFLVWQFFYLQNTTALGDVSPSQIAEIIGKEVADVNQSISNLTENGLLQYRTIELNGEIELIFDASLAFERLDSLLDNQTPDTTAPNPQNQLKDLVETFQQELGRLLTPFEIEDLSKTVKEDGVRADLIKEALREAVLNGKPNWKYIQAILRNWRHEGIQSVAQVEAKRAEREANNPKQVQASADFLDAMNLWQD from the coding sequence ATGACATATTTTGACGCTTTTAAATCAGGGAACTTGGTTTTGCCAAGTGCCCTGCTCTTGCATTTTAAGGAACTCTTTCCTTCCAGCGAAGATTTTCTCGTCTGGCAATTTTTCTATCTACAAAACACCACAGCCTTAGGAGATGTTTCGCCTAGCCAGATTGCTGAAATCATTGGGAAAGAGGTGGCAGATGTCAACCAATCCATTTCGAATTTGACTGAAAATGGTTTGCTACAATATCGGACCATTGAACTAAATGGGGAAATTGAGCTGATTTTTGATGCTAGTTTGGCTTTTGAACGCTTGGATAGCTTGCTAGACAACCAAACTCCAGATACAACTGCCCCCAACCCGCAGAATCAATTGAAGGATCTGGTTGAAACTTTTCAGCAAGAATTGGGACGCTTATTAACACCATTTGAAATCGAGGATCTTTCTAAGACTGTCAAAGAAGATGGAGTTAGGGCGGATTTGATCAAGGAGGCTCTCCGAGAGGCCGTTCTCAATGGCAAGCCAAACTGGAAATATATTCAGGCAATCCTACGAAACTGGCGCCATGAAGGCATCCAGTCTGTTGCCCAAGTAGAGGCCAAACGAGCAGAGCGAGAAGCCAACAATCCTAAACAAGTTCAAGCTTCAGCTGATTTTCTCGATGCCATGAATTTGTGGCAAGATTAG
- a CDS encoding zinc ribbon domain-containing protein YjdM — MNNLPNCPKCNSEYVYEDGSLLVCPECAYEWNPAEVAEVEEGVVAIDANGNKLADGDTVTLIKDLKVKGAPKDLKQGTRVKNIRIVEGDHNIDCKIDGFGAMKLKSEFVKKI; from the coding sequence ATGAACAACTTACCAAATTGCCCAAAATGTAATTCAGAATATGTCTACGAAGACGGAAGTCTCTTGGTCTGCCCAGAGTGTGCCTATGAGTGGAATCCTGCAGAAGTTGCAGAAGTAGAAGAAGGTGTTGTTGCTATCGATGCTAATGGAAATAAATTGGCTGACGGTGATACTGTAACCCTCATCAAGGATTTGAAAGTAAAAGGTGCGCCAAAGGATTTGAAACAAGGAACTCGTGTTAAAAATATCCGTATCGTAGAAGGTGACCACAACATCGACTGTAAGATTGATGGTTTTGGAGCTATGAAACTCAAGTCAGAATTTGTTAAGAAGATCTAG
- a CDS encoding M24 family metallopeptidase — MSKLQQIVTYLESEKLDVAVVSDPVTINYLTGFYSDPHERQMFLFVLADQEPLLFVPALEVERASSTVSFPVVGYVDSENPWQKIKNALPQLDFKRVAVEFDNLILTKYHGLKTVFETAEFENLTPRIQRMRLIKSADEVQKMMVAGLYADKAVKVGFDNISLDKTETDIIAQIDFAMKREGYEMSFDTMVLTGDNAANPHGIPGANKVEKDALLLFDLGVMVNGYASDMTRTVAVGKPDQFKKDIYNLTLEAQQAALDFIKPGVTAHEVDRAAREVIEKAGYGEYFNHRLGHGIGMDVHEFPSIMEGNDMVIEEGMCFSVEPGIYIPGKVGVRIEDCGVVTKDGFDLFTSTSKDLLYFD, encoded by the coding sequence ATGTCTAAATTACAACAAATCGTAACATATCTTGAATCAGAAAAACTAGACGTCGCTGTCGTATCTGACCCCGTCACTATCAATTACCTCACTGGCTTTTACAGTGATCCCCATGAACGCCAAATGTTCCTATTTGTTCTAGCAGATCAGGAACCTCTCCTCTTTGTCCCAGCCCTTGAAGTAGAACGTGCGAGTAGCACCGTTTCCTTCCCAGTTGTCGGATATGTGGATTCTGAAAATCCATGGCAAAAAATCAAAAACGCTTTGCCTCAACTTGACTTCAAACGTGTCGCTGTTGAGTTTGACAATCTCATCTTGACCAAATACCATGGTCTGAAAACTGTCTTTGAAACTGCTGAGTTTGAAAACCTCACTCCTCGCATCCAACGCATGCGCCTCATCAAATCAGCTGACGAAGTCCAAAAAATGATGGTTGCAGGTCTCTATGCCGACAAGGCGGTCAAAGTTGGTTTTGATAATATTTCTCTTGATAAGACTGAGACAGATATCATTGCACAAATCGACTTTGCCATGAAACGTGAAGGCTATGAAATGAGTTTTGATACCATGGTATTGACTGGTGATAATGCTGCAAATCCACACGGAATTCCTGGTGCAAACAAGGTCGAAAAAGACGCCCTTCTCCTCTTTGACCTCGGTGTTATGGTTAATGGCTACGCCTCAGACATGACTCGTACAGTAGCTGTCGGCAAACCAGACCAGTTCAAGAAGGATATTTACAACTTAACCCTTGAAGCCCAACAAGCTGCCCTTGACTTTATCAAGCCAGGTGTAACAGCTCATGAAGTGGACCGCGCCGCCCGTGAAGTCATCGAAAAAGCCGGTTACGGCGAGTACTTCAACCACCGTCTTGGTCACGGTATCGGTATGGATGTCCACGAATTCCCTTCTATCATGGAAGGAAATGACATGGTCATCGAAGAAGGCATGTGCTTCTCTGTTGAACCAGGCATCTATATCCCTGGTAAGGTCGGTGTTCGTATCGAAGATTGCGGTGTTGTTACCAAGGATGGCTTTGACCTCTTTACAAGCACCAGCAAAGATTTGCTTTATTTTGATTAA
- a CDS encoding Pr6Pr family membrane protein, with protein sequence MKMNLKFIFYSRVLLFLAAFTGVYLEITKRGGFGMLLYYTVLSNLLVTVFTAYLLYVMRRSGENWQSQRLLRLKGGVTMSIMITCVIYHFMLAPIATDFYRLENFLCHYIVPLWFLADTLLFDKQGQYKIWDPVLWTILPLVYMLFALFNGLVLKLPVPNSKVSPFPYFFLDVAKGWDVVIKWCLIIFVAYMVAGFIFYLIKQFKRK encoded by the coding sequence ATGAAAATGAACCTGAAATTTATCTTTTATAGCCGTGTGCTCTTGTTCTTAGCGGCTTTCACAGGAGTTTACCTAGAGATTACCAAGCGAGGTGGTTTTGGTATGCTCCTTTACTACACAGTGCTATCCAATCTCTTGGTAACAGTTTTTACAGCTTACCTGCTTTATGTGATGAGACGATCTGGTGAAAATTGGCAAAGTCAGCGTCTACTCCGTCTCAAGGGCGGAGTTACCATGAGTATCATGATTACTTGTGTCATTTACCATTTTATGTTAGCGCCGATAGCGACTGATTTTTACCGTTTGGAAAATTTCCTCTGTCACTATATCGTTCCACTTTGGTTTCTAGCTGATACCTTATTATTTGATAAGCAAGGTCAATACAAGATCTGGGATCCAGTATTGTGGACCATCTTGCCCTTGGTTTACATGCTTTTTGCCCTTTTTAATGGCTTAGTATTGAAACTACCGGTACCAAATTCCAAGGTTAGTCCTTTCCCTTATTTCTTTTTAGATGTGGCTAAAGGTTGGGACGTGGTTATTAAATGGTGTTTGATTATCTTTGTGGCCTATATGGTTGCAGGATTTATCTTCTACCTGATCAAGCAATTCAAGCGAAAATAG
- a CDS encoding bifunctional hydroxymethylpyrimidine kinase/phosphomethylpyrimidine kinase — protein sequence MKNNRILALSGNDIFSGGGLSADLATYTLNGLHGFVAVTCLTALTEKGFEVFPTDDAIFQHELDSLRDVEFAGIKIGLLPTVSVAEKALDFIKQRPGVPVVLDPVLVCKETHDVAVSELCQELIRFFPHVSVITPNLPEAELLAGQEIKTLEDMKATAQKLHDLGAPAVIIKGGNRLSQDKAVDVFYDGQTFTVLENLVIQSQNAGAGCTFASSIASHLVKGDELLPAVESSKAFVYRAIAQADQYGVRQYEANQNN from the coding sequence ATGAAGAATAATCGTATTTTAGCACTTTCTGGGAATGATATTTTTAGTGGTGGAGGTCTGTCAGCTGATTTGGCTACCTATACCTTGAATGGCCTGCATGGCTTTGTAGCAGTGACTTGTTTGACGGCCTTGACCGAAAAGGGCTTTGAAGTCTTTCCAACTGACGATGCCATTTTTCAACATGAATTAGATAGCTTGCGTGATGTGGAGTTTGCAGGGATTAAGATTGGCCTTCTCCCTACTGTCAGTGTGGCTGAGAAAGCCTTAGACTTTATCAAGCAACGTCCAGGAGTGCCTGTGGTATTGGACCCCGTTTTGGTCTGCAAGGAAACGCACGACGTGGCTGTTAGTGAGCTCTGCCAAGAGTTGATTCGTTTTTTCCCTCATGTCAGTGTGATTACGCCAAATCTTCCTGAAGCAGAATTATTGGCTGGTCAGGAAATCAAAACTTTGGAAGACATGAAAGCTACAGCGCAGAAATTGCATGATTTAGGAGCGCCAGCAGTCATTATCAAGGGAGGCAATCGCCTCAGTCAGGACAAGGCTGTGGATGTCTTTTATGATGGACAAACTTTTACTGTTCTAGAAAACCTAGTCATTCAAAGCCAAAATGCTGGTGCAGGTTGTACCTTTGCCTCAAGCATCGCCAGTCACTTGGTTAAAGGGGATGAACTTTTACCAGCAGTAGAGAGCTCAAAAGCTTTCGTTTACCGTGCTATTGCACAAGCAGATCAATATGGAGTAAGACAATATGAAGCAAACCAAAACAACTAA
- a CDS encoding ECF transporter S component, translating into MKQTKTTKIALVSLLTALSVVLGYYLKIGTPTGILTLLDAGIFFTAFYFGSKEGAVVGGLAAFLLDLLSGYPQWMFFSLVNHGLQGFFAGFKGKWQWLGLVLATIVMVSGYALGSTLMNGWSAALPEILPNFLQNTLGMVVGFVVFQSVKKIK; encoded by the coding sequence ATGAAGCAAACCAAAACAACTAAAATCGCCCTTGTATCCCTTTTAACCGCTCTTTCAGTAGTCCTAGGTTATTACTTGAAAATTGGAACGCCAACAGGAATATTGACTCTCTTGGACGCAGGTATTTTCTTTACTGCCTTTTACTTTGGCAGTAAAGAAGGAGCTGTCGTTGGAGGACTAGCAGCTTTTCTGCTTGACCTTCTATCAGGCTATCCACAGTGGATGTTCTTTAGCTTGGTAAACCATGGCTTGCAAGGATTTTTTGCAGGTTTTAAAGGGAAATGGCAATGGCTGGGCCTAGTCTTAGCTACTATCGTCATGGTAAGTGGCTACGCTCTGGGCTCAACCCTAATGAATGGCTGGTCAGCAGCCTTACCAGAAATTCTTCCAAACTTCCTGCAAAATACCTTGGGAATGGTTGTGGGGTTTGTAGTCTTTCAGAGTGTTAAGAAGATAAAATAA
- a CDS encoding Dps family protein translates to MVELKKEAVKDVTTLSKTAPVALAKTKEVLNQAVADLYVAHIALHQVHWYMRGRGFLVWHPKMDEYMDSLDGYLDEISERLITLGGKPYSTLTEFLQHSEIEEEEGEFRNVEESLERVLAIYRYLIALFQKALDVTDEEGDDVTNDIFVGAKAELEKTVWMLTAELGQAPGL, encoded by the coding sequence ATGGTTGAATTGAAAAAAGAAGCAGTAAAAGACGTAACAACATTATCTAAAACAGCGCCAGTAGCATTGGCAAAAACAAAGGAAGTATTGAACCAAGCAGTAGCAGACTTGTATGTGGCTCACATTGCCCTTCACCAAGTTCACTGGTATATGCGTGGTCGTGGTTTCCTCGTATGGCATCCAAAAATGGATGAATACATGGACAGCCTTGATGGCTATCTTGACGAAATCAGTGAACGTTTGATCACTCTTGGTGGCAAACCTTACTCAACTTTGACAGAATTCCTTCAACACAGTGAAATCGAAGAAGAAGAAGGAGAATTCCGTAACGTTGAAGAAAGCTTGGAACGTGTTCTAGCGATTTACCGCTACCTCATTGCTCTTTTCCAAAAAGCTTTGGATGTGACAGATGAAGAAGGCGATGATGTTACAAACGATATCTTTGTTGGGGCTAAGGCTGAACTTGAGAAAACAGTTTGGATGCTTACAGCAGAACTTGGACAAGCTCCTGGTTTGTAA
- a CDS encoding MFS transporter produces MKQYLERASILALSLVLITSFSISSALPAMFDYYQGYPKEQIELLVSLPSFGIMIMLVLNGVLERLLPERLQISLGLVILSIGGTAPFWYQDYNFVFAMRILFGLGVGMINAKAISIISERYHGKTRIQMLGLRGSAEVVGASILTLMVGQLLSFGWTATFLAYSAGFLVLILYLLFVPYGKEKKETKKKEVESARLTGQMKGLIFLLAVEAAVVVCTNTAITIRIPSLMVERGLGDAQLSSLILSIMQLIGILAGVSFSFFISLFKERLLLWSGITFGLGQIVIALSPSLGVMVVGSVVAGFAYSVALTTVFQILSERIPAKLLNQATSFAVLGCSFGAFTTPFVLGAVGMITQNSMMIFTILGLCLIATSIFVMFVLQKKA; encoded by the coding sequence ATGAAACAATATTTAGAACGGGCTAGCATTCTAGCCCTCTCCCTCGTTTTGATTACTTCCTTTTCCATCTCGAGTGCTCTACCAGCTATGTTTGACTACTATCAGGGCTATCCCAAAGAACAAATTGAGCTTCTCGTTAGCCTCCCTTCTTTTGGGATTATGATCATGCTAGTCTTAAATGGGGTTTTGGAACGTTTGTTGCCTGAACGTCTTCAGATTAGTCTGGGCCTTGTCATCCTCTCTATCGGTGGAACAGCTCCCTTCTGGTATCAGGATTATAACTTTGTCTTTGCTATGCGGATTTTATTTGGTTTGGGTGTGGGGATGATTAATGCCAAGGCCATTTCCATTATCAGTGAACGCTATCACGGAAAGACACGGATCCAGATGCTGGGTCTCCGCGGATCAGCAGAGGTGGTTGGTGCTTCGATTTTAACTCTAATGGTAGGTCAACTCCTTTCCTTTGGATGGACAGCGACCTTTTTAGCTTATAGTGCTGGATTTTTAGTGTTGATCCTTTATCTGCTATTTGTCCCTTATGGCAAAGAAAAGAAAGAGACTAAGAAAAAAGAGGTTGAAAGCGCTCGTCTGACAGGACAGATGAAAGGCTTAATTTTTCTATTGGCTGTCGAAGCAGCAGTTGTTGTCTGCACCAATACAGCTATCACCATTCGTATTCCTAGTCTGATGGTGGAAAGAGGTCTAGGGGATGCCCAGTTATCGAGTTTGATTTTAAGTATCATGCAGTTGATTGGTATCTTGGCAGGTGTGAGTTTTTCTTTCTTTATCTCTCTGTTTAAAGAAAGGTTGCTCCTTTGGTCAGGTATCACCTTTGGATTGGGTCAGATTGTGATTGCCTTGTCTCCGTCATTGGGTGTGATGGTAGTTGGAAGTGTTGTGGCAGGTTTTGCCTACAGCGTAGCCTTGACCACTGTCTTTCAGATTTTATCGGAGAGAATTCCAGCCAAGCTCCTTAATCAAGCAACTTCCTTCGCAGTGTTAGGATGTAGCTTTGGTGCCTTTACCACACCATTCGTTTTGGGGGCTGTCGGCATGATAACTCAGAACAGTATGATGATTTTCACCATTCTAGGACTCTGCTTAATCGCGACCTCTATATTTGTGATGTTTGTACTACAAAAGAAAGCTTAG
- the metA gene encoding homoserine O-acetyltransferase MetA, whose amino-acid sequence MPIRIDKKLPAVEILRTENIFVMDDQRAAHQDIRPLKILILNLMPKKVVTETQLLRHLANTPLQLDIDFLYMESHRSKTTRAEHMETFYKTFPEVKDEYFDGMIITGAPIEHLPFEEVDYWEEFSQVLEWSKTHVFSTLHICWGAQAGLYVRYGVDKHQMEQKLSGIYPQDTLKEGHLLFRGFDDSYVAPHSRYTEIYKEEILGKTNLEILSEGPEVGVSILASRDLREIYSFGHLEYDRDTLAKEYFRDCEAGLDPHIPENYFKNDDVNETPCLCWSSSAALFFSNWVNYAVYQETPFDWKKVEDDAASFGYL is encoded by the coding sequence ATGCCGATTAGAATTGATAAAAAATTGCCAGCTGTTGAGATTTTACGGACAGAGAATATCTTTGTCATGGATGATCAACGTGCGGCCCACCAAGATATCCGTCCCTTGAAAATTTTGATTTTAAACCTAATGCCCAAAAAAGTGGTCACAGAGACCCAGTTGTTACGGCATTTAGCAAATACTCCTTTGCAATTGGACATAGACTTTCTCTATATGGAGAGCCACCGTTCCAAGACGACTCGTGCAGAGCATATGGAGACTTTTTATAAAACTTTTCCTGAAGTCAAGGACGAGTATTTTGATGGGATGATTATCACAGGGGCTCCGATTGAGCATTTACCATTTGAGGAAGTGGACTATTGGGAGGAATTCAGTCAGGTGCTTGAGTGGTCCAAGACGCATGTTTTTTCAACCCTGCATATCTGTTGGGGTGCACAAGCAGGTCTTTATGTTCGCTATGGCGTTGATAAACACCAGATGGAGCAGAAATTGTCAGGCATTTACCCGCAGGATACCTTGAAAGAGGGCCATCTTCTCTTTCGTGGTTTTGATGATAGCTATGTAGCTCCCCATTCTCGTTATACAGAAATCTATAAGGAAGAGATATTAGGAAAAACCAATCTGGAAATCCTGTCAGAAGGTCCTGAGGTTGGGGTTTCTATCCTGGCTAGTCGGGATCTTCGTGAGATTTATAGTTTTGGTCATTTAGAATATGACCGTGATACTCTAGCAAAAGAGTATTTTCGTGATTGTGAGGCAGGACTTGATCCTCACATTCCGGAAAATTACTTCAAAAATGATGATGTGAATGAGACACCGTGTCTCTGTTGGTCTTCATCAGCTGCCCTCTTTTTCAGTAATTGGGTTAACTATGCCGTTTATCAGGAAACTCCTTTTGACTGGAAAAAGGTAGAGGACGATGCAGCTTCATTTGGATATTTATAA
- the tpiA gene encoding triose-phosphate isomerase, translated as MSRKPFIAGNWKMNKNPEEAKAFVEAVASKLPSSDLVEAGIAVPALDLTTVLAAAKGTNLKVAAQNCYFENAGAFTGETSPQVLKEIGTDYVVIGHSERRDYFHETDEDINKKAKAIFANGMLPIICCGESLETYEAGKAAEFVGAQVSAALAGLTAEQVAASVIAYEPIWAIGTGKSASQDDAQKMCKVVRDVVAADFGQEVADKVRVQYGGSVKPENVASYMACPDVDGALVGGASLEAESFLALLDFVK; from the coding sequence ATGTCACGTAAACCATTTATCGCTGGTAACTGGAAAATGAACAAAAATCCAGAAGAAGCAAAAGCATTCGTTGAAGCCGTTGCCTCCAAACTTCCTTCATCAGACCTTGTTGAAGCTGGTATCGCAGTTCCTGCACTTGACTTGACAACTGTTCTTGCTGCTGCTAAAGGAACTAACCTTAAAGTTGCTGCTCAAAACTGCTACTTTGAAAATGCAGGTGCTTTCACTGGTGAAACAAGCCCACAAGTTTTGAAAGAAATCGGTACAGACTACGTTGTGATCGGTCACTCAGAACGCCGTGACTACTTCCACGAAACTGACGAAGACATCAACAAAAAAGCAAAAGCAATCTTTGCAAACGGTATGCTTCCAATCATCTGTTGTGGTGAGTCACTTGAAACTTACGAAGCTGGTAAAGCAGCTGAATTCGTAGGTGCTCAAGTATCTGCTGCTTTGGCTGGATTGACTGCTGAGCAAGTTGCTGCATCCGTTATCGCTTATGAGCCAATCTGGGCTATCGGTACTGGTAAATCAGCTTCACAAGACGATGCACAAAAAATGTGTAAAGTCGTTCGTGACGTTGTAGCTGCAGACTTTGGTCAAGAAGTTGCTGACAAAGTTCGTGTTCAATACGGTGGTTCAGTTAAACCTGAAAACGTTGCTTCATACATGGCTTGCCCAGACGTGGACGGTGCCCTTGTAGGTGGTGCGTCACTTGAAGCTGAAAGCTTCTTGGCATTGCTTGATTTTGTAAAATAA
- the murT gene encoding lipid II isoglutaminyl synthase subunit MurT, with the protein MKLKTTLGLLAGRSSHFVLSRLGRGSTLPGKLALQFDKDILQHLAKNYEIVVVTGTNGKTLTTALTVGILKEVYGQVLTNPSGANMITGITTTFLTAKSSKTGKNIAVLEIDEASLSRICDYIHPSLFVITNIFRDQMDRYGEIYTTYNMILDAIRKVPTATVLLNGDSPLFYKPAIPNPVQYFGFDLEKGPAKLAHYNTEGILCPDCQGILKYEHNTYANLGAYICENCGCKRPDLDYRLTELVELSNNRSRFVIDGQEYGIQIGGLYNIYNALAAVAIARFLGADSQRIKQGFDKSRAVFGRQETFHIGDKECTLVLIKNPVGATQAIEMIKLAPYPFSLSVLLNANYADGIDTSWIWDVDFEQITDMDIPEINAGGVRHSEIARRLRVTGYPAEKITETSNLEQVLKTIENQDCKHAYILATYTAMLEFRELLASRQIVRKEMN; encoded by the coding sequence ATGAAATTAAAAACTACTTTGGGCCTTCTTGCTGGGCGTTCTTCCCACTTCGTTTTAAGCCGTCTTGGCCGTGGAAGCACGCTCCCAGGAAAACTCGCCCTTCAATTTGATAAAGATATTTTACAACATCTAGCGAAGAACTACGAGATCGTCGTGGTAACTGGAACCAATGGAAAAACCCTAACAACTGCCCTCACTGTCGGCATTTTAAAAGAAGTTTATGGTCAGGTTCTGACCAATCCAAGCGGTGCCAATATGATTACAGGGATTACGACAACTTTCTTGACTGCCAAATCTTCTAAAACTGGAAAAAACATTGCCGTTCTAGAAATTGACGAGGCCAGTCTTTCTCGTATCTGTGACTACATCCATCCTAGCCTTTTTGTCATCACTAATATTTTCCGTGACCAGATGGATCGCTATGGTGAGATTTACACGACTTATAACATGATTTTGGATGCCATTCGTAAGGTGCCTACGGCTACTGTTCTCCTCAATGGTGACAGTCCACTTTTCTACAAACCAGCTATTCCAAACCCAGTACAGTATTTTGGTTTTGACTTGGAAAAAGGACCAGCCAAACTAGCTCACTACAATACCGAAGGAATCCTCTGTCCTGACTGTCAAGGCATTCTCAAATATGAGCACAATACCTATGCCAACTTGGGGGCCTATATCTGTGAAAATTGTGGCTGCAAACGTCCTGATCTAGACTATCGTTTGACAGAACTGGTTGAGTTGAGCAACAATCGCTCCCGCTTTGTCATTGACGGGCAAGAATACGGCATTCAAATCGGTGGACTCTATAATATCTACAATGCTCTTGCTGCGGTTGCCATCGCCCGTTTTCTCGGGGCTGATTCGCAACGGATCAAGCAAGGATTTGATAAGAGCCGTGCTGTCTTTGGACGCCAGGAAACCTTCCATATCGGTGATAAAGAATGTACTCTCGTCTTGATTAAAAATCCTGTTGGCGCTACCCAAGCTATCGAGATGATCAAACTAGCGCCTTATCCATTTAGTTTATCTGTTCTTCTTAATGCCAACTATGCTGATGGGATTGACACCAGCTGGATCTGGGATGTTGACTTTGAACAAATCACTGACATGGACATTCCTGAAATCAACGCTGGTGGTGTTCGTCATTCTGAAATCGCGCGTCGTCTACGAGTGACAGGCTATCCAGCTGAGAAAATCACTGAAACAAGCAATCTGGAACAAGTTCTCAAGACCATTGAGAACCAAGATTGTAAGCATGCCTATATCCTGGCTACCTATACTGCTATGCTTGAATTCCGCGAACTGCTGGCTAGTCGTCAGATTGTTAGAAAGGAGATGAACTGA
- the truA gene encoding tRNA pseudouridine(38-40) synthase TruA has product MTRYKAIISYDGYAFAGFQRQPHARSVQEEIEKTLTRLNKGQAIAVHGAGRTDSGVHALGQVIHFDLPYQMDEEKLRFALDTQSPEDIDVISMELVADDFHCRYAKHSKTYEFIVDRGRPKNPMRRHYATHFPYPLNVERMQMAIKKLEGTHDFTGFTASGTSVEDKVRTITEASLTVDETGQFLTFTFSGNGFLYKQIRNMVGTLLKIGNNRMPVEQIDLILEKKDRQLAGPTAAPNGLYLKEIRYEE; this is encoded by the coding sequence ATGACAAGATATAAAGCAATCATTTCCTATGACGGGTATGCCTTTGCTGGTTTTCAGCGCCAGCCTCATGCGCGGAGCGTTCAAGAGGAAATCGAAAAAACCTTAACGAGACTGAATAAGGGGCAAGCCATCGCTGTTCACGGTGCTGGTCGGACGGATAGTGGGGTTCATGCTCTTGGTCAGGTCATCCACTTTGATCTCCCCTATCAGATGGATGAGGAGAAGCTTCGTTTTGCTCTGGATACCCAATCTCCTGAAGATATCGATGTAATCTCGATGGAGCTTGTGGCGGATGATTTTCATTGCCGCTATGCAAAACATAGCAAGACCTATGAGTTTATCGTGGATAGAGGGCGTCCCAAAAATCCTATGCGCCGTCACTATGCCACTCACTTTCCTTATCCGCTCAATGTGGAACGCATGCAGATGGCAATCAAAAAATTAGAGGGAACCCATGATTTCACCGGTTTTACAGCCTCTGGGACTAGTGTGGAGGACAAGGTTCGCACCATCACAGAAGCGAGTTTAACAGTCGATGAGACAGGTCAGTTTTTAACCTTCACCTTTTCCGGTAATGGATTCTTATATAAACAGATTCGTAATATGGTGGGGACTCTTCTCAAAATCGGCAACAACCGCATGCCAGTTGAGCAGATTGACTTGATTTTGGAGAAGAAAGATAGGCAACTTGCTGGTCCCACTGCGGCACCAAATGGCTTGTATTTGAAGGAGATTCGATATGAAGAATAA